One Cupriavidus basilensis genomic window carries:
- a CDS encoding SIR2 family protein produces MKHNPKKFSAEIDAFIDRYVTDLRRGTAAVFAGAGLSVSSGYVNWAELLRGIAAELDLDVDRETNLVAVAQYHVNERLNRSHINQKLIDEFSVGHDINENQEILASLPIDIYWTTNYDRMIERALEAAGKVVDRKYTVNHLKSTVRCPDAVVYKMHGDVEDADNAVLTKDDYEGYFRDRELFVTTLAGHLLSKTFLFLGFSFTDPNIDYILSRIRVALKKQPKSHYCILRREVRKPREKLANFKYRQKQQYYFVKDLARLGIQALMVDEFSDITGILAAVQTRYRAQTVFISGSASEFYPWTADDAADLIESLADRLIRKNLTIVSGFGLGVGPSVIAGALQTIQRHPQRYSREQLQTFPFPLVDGARPRRSRMYRQHREFMLEKSGIAIFLFGNNEDGKGDVEDSEGVLQEFEIAKQMGVHVIPVGATGWVAKRIAGELSPTVKERSRQFQKAFAAAMDENVSVEETVKAAMTMVDEYCRL; encoded by the coding sequence GTGAAACACAATCCTAAGAAATTCTCGGCAGAAATCGACGCGTTTATCGATCGCTATGTTACTGACTTGCGCCGGGGAACGGCGGCGGTTTTCGCGGGGGCGGGACTCTCCGTCAGTAGCGGCTACGTGAATTGGGCCGAGCTATTGCGCGGAATTGCCGCTGAGCTCGATCTGGATGTCGACCGCGAAACGAATCTGGTCGCGGTAGCGCAGTATCACGTCAATGAGAGGCTCAATCGCAGCCACATCAATCAGAAGCTGATCGACGAGTTCAGCGTCGGTCACGACATCAACGAGAATCAGGAAATTCTCGCATCATTGCCCATCGACATTTACTGGACAACGAACTACGACCGCATGATCGAGCGCGCACTCGAAGCAGCCGGTAAGGTCGTTGATCGGAAGTACACCGTCAATCATCTCAAGAGCACGGTTCGGTGTCCCGACGCCGTGGTGTACAAGATGCACGGTGATGTCGAAGATGCCGACAACGCTGTCCTTACGAAGGATGACTACGAAGGGTACTTTCGGGACAGGGAACTATTTGTCACCACGCTCGCGGGGCACCTACTTAGCAAAACGTTCCTGTTTCTCGGGTTCAGCTTTACGGACCCGAATATTGACTACATCCTGAGCAGGATCCGTGTCGCCCTGAAGAAGCAGCCCAAGTCGCACTACTGCATTTTGCGGCGGGAGGTTCGCAAGCCACGAGAGAAGCTGGCCAATTTCAAATACCGCCAGAAACAACAGTACTACTTTGTTAAGGATCTTGCGCGGTTAGGCATCCAAGCGCTGATGGTCGACGAGTTCAGCGATATCACGGGAATTCTGGCAGCCGTGCAGACGCGCTATCGTGCGCAGACGGTCTTCATCTCCGGAAGCGCTTCCGAGTTCTACCCGTGGACTGCGGATGATGCGGCGGATTTGATCGAGTCGCTGGCGGACAGGCTCATACGTAAGAATCTCACCATTGTGAGCGGCTTCGGGCTGGGCGTCGGCCCATCCGTAATCGCGGGGGCGCTTCAGACGATCCAGCGACACCCCCAGCGATATTCCCGCGAGCAGCTCCAAACGTTCCCGTTTCCGCTAGTGGACGGGGCGAGGCCACGGCGCAGCCGTATGTATCGACAACATCGGGAATTCATGCTGGAAAAATCGGGAATCGCGATCTTTCTATTTGGCAACAATGAAGACGGAAAAGGGGATGTAGAGGATTCGGAAGGCGTATTGCAGGAATTCGAGATCGCCAAACAGATGGGGGTGCACGTCATCCCTGTCGGTGCAACAGGGTGGGTGGCCAAGCGAATCGCCGGCGAGCTATCTCCGACGGTGAAGGAGCGCTCGCGACAGTTCCAGAAAGCTTTTGCTGCCGCTATGGACGAGAACGTTTCCGTGGAGGAAACGGTCAAGGCAGCGATGACGATGGTGGACGAATACTGCCGGCTCTGA